A genomic region of Streptosporangium lutulentum contains the following coding sequences:
- a CDS encoding UDP-N-acetylmuramoyl-tripeptide--D-alanyl-D-alanine ligase produces MIPLPLARIAEITSGALAGMADPRAVVRGPVVIDSRAVEPGSLFVAIKGERSDGHDFAAQAIADGAVAVLASKPVDAPAIIVGDTVAALAALATAVCADLPETTVIGITGSAGKTTTKDLLARLTARIGPTVAPSGSFNNEIGHPLTVLKADEGTGYLVLELSARYVGDIRHLARVAPPKIGVVLNVGSAHLGVFGGKEAIARAKGELVEALGADGVAVLNADDPLVAAMAERTEARVTWYGRSESAAVRAEDVTVDGRGRASFTLRTPSGAAPVRLRLYGEHAVQNALAAAAAAYELGLPVATIAEELSEAEPRSRWRMEVTDRRDGVTVINDAYNANPESMHAAFGTLDALAGGRRRFAVIAALRELGEESAALNEELGRLAASAGLTGLFVVGPDAEPVLAGAGAAVRDAASGDPGSGDPGPDGAGPTREDGAAGTVRIAHVADAAAAGAELSGLLAPGDVVLVKGPRAAGLERVAEALLEGDRR; encoded by the coding sequence ATGATCCCGTTGCCGCTGGCCAGGATCGCCGAGATCACCTCGGGCGCCCTCGCGGGCATGGCCGATCCCCGCGCGGTGGTGCGCGGTCCGGTCGTCATCGACTCCCGGGCCGTCGAACCGGGGTCGCTGTTCGTCGCCATCAAGGGCGAACGGTCCGACGGGCACGACTTCGCGGCCCAGGCCATCGCCGACGGGGCGGTCGCCGTGCTGGCGTCCAAGCCCGTCGATGCGCCCGCGATCATCGTCGGCGACACCGTGGCCGCGCTCGCGGCCCTGGCCACCGCGGTCTGCGCGGACCTGCCGGAGACCACCGTCATCGGCATCACCGGCTCGGCGGGCAAGACCACGACCAAAGACCTGCTGGCCAGGCTCACCGCCAGGATCGGCCCGACGGTGGCCCCCTCCGGCTCGTTCAACAACGAGATCGGCCACCCCCTCACGGTGCTGAAGGCCGACGAGGGCACCGGCTACCTGGTGCTGGAACTCAGCGCCCGATACGTGGGCGACATCAGGCACCTCGCCCGCGTCGCCCCGCCGAAGATCGGCGTCGTCCTCAACGTCGGCTCCGCCCACCTGGGGGTCTTCGGCGGCAAGGAGGCGATCGCCAGGGCCAAGGGAGAGCTGGTCGAGGCGCTGGGCGCCGACGGCGTGGCCGTACTGAACGCGGACGACCCGCTGGTGGCCGCGATGGCCGAGCGCACCGAGGCCAGGGTCACCTGGTACGGCCGCTCCGAGAGCGCGGCCGTACGGGCCGAGGACGTGACCGTCGACGGTCGAGGTCGCGCCTCCTTCACGCTGCGGACCCCCTCGGGGGCCGCACCCGTCCGGCTCAGGCTGTACGGTGAGCACGCCGTACAGAACGCGCTGGCCGCCGCCGCGGCCGCCTACGAGCTGGGTCTGCCGGTCGCCACCATCGCGGAGGAGCTGTCGGAGGCCGAGCCTCGCAGCCGCTGGCGGATGGAGGTCACCGACCGCCGGGACGGGGTCACCGTGATCAACGACGCCTACAACGCCAACCCCGAGTCCATGCACGCCGCCTTCGGCACCCTGGACGCCCTCGCGGGCGGGCGACGCCGCTTCGCGGTCATCGCCGCCCTGCGCGAGCTGGGAGAGGAGAGCGCGGCCCTGAACGAGGAGCTGGGCCGGCTGGCCGCGAGCGCCGGTCTCACCGGCCTGTTCGTCGTCGGCCCCGACGCGGAACCGGTTCTGGCCGGTGCCGGGGCCGCCGTCCGGGACGCCGCGAGCGGTGATCCGGGAAGCGGCGATCCGGGTCCGGACGGCGCGGGTCCCACACGGGAAGACGGGGCCGCGGGCACCGTGCGAATCGCACACGTCGCCGACGCGGCCGCCGCGGGCGCCGAGTTGTCGGGACTCCTGGCCCCGGGCGACGTGGTGCTCGTCAAGGGGCCGCGTGCGGCCGGACTGGAACGCGTGGCCGAGGCGCTGCTCGAAGGTGACCGCCGATGA
- a CDS encoding UDP-N-acetylmuramoyl-L-alanyl-D-glutamate--2,6-diaminopimelate ligase: MRPSNSSPRPLSGLASLLGAPSGTSRAPLAAISGITIDSRQVRRGDLYVALPGTSSHGAGFSAQALAAGATAILTDPAGREAAIATGLPVLVVPDPRRLLGQVSAWVYGNPAADVMVIGVTGTSGKSTTSFLLEAGLRAAGHKAGLIGGVEIHVGELRFMPKLTTPEASDLQGLFALMREQGVTAAAMEVSSHALALGRVDAVFYDVALFTNLSQDHLDFHKDFDDYFATKARLFTPEMSRAGVVNIDDARGRELLGLAKIPMTTFSAEGAPEADWRAVDVRLGAEGSTFRVAGPGGVEEAVTISLPGLFNVANSLGAVVALVEAGVPLRTAVAGVGTLAGVPGRMERVPGGEDFQAIVDYSHKPGAVESVLRSLREITTGGLTVVLGCGGDRDRGKRPMMGEAAARLADVAILTSDNPRSEDPLRILAEMMDGVLSVPQEGRAHVIIEPDRAAAIDLAISRAGFGDVVVVAGKGHEQGQYVGDEVLPFDDRQVVADAIVRRRNRTGRRSTYGE; this comes from the coding sequence ATGCGACCCTCCAACAGTTCACCCCGTCCGCTCTCGGGGCTAGCAAGCCTGCTCGGCGCGCCTTCGGGCACGTCGCGAGCACCGCTGGCCGCGATCTCGGGGATCACCATCGACTCGCGCCAGGTGCGGCGCGGAGATCTTTACGTCGCGTTGCCGGGAACCTCCTCCCACGGCGCCGGCTTCTCCGCGCAGGCCCTCGCCGCGGGAGCCACCGCGATCCTGACCGACCCGGCGGGCAGGGAGGCCGCGATCGCCACCGGCCTGCCCGTCCTCGTCGTGCCGGATCCGCGCCGCCTGCTCGGGCAGGTCTCCGCCTGGGTGTACGGCAACCCCGCGGCCGACGTCATGGTCATCGGCGTCACCGGGACCAGCGGCAAGTCCACCACCAGTTTCCTGCTGGAGGCCGGGCTGCGGGCCGCGGGACACAAGGCGGGGCTGATCGGCGGAGTGGAGATCCACGTCGGCGAGCTCCGCTTCATGCCGAAACTGACCACACCGGAGGCCAGCGACCTGCAGGGCCTGTTCGCCCTCATGCGCGAGCAGGGCGTCACCGCCGCCGCCATGGAGGTCTCCAGCCACGCGCTGGCGCTGGGCCGCGTCGACGCCGTGTTCTACGACGTCGCGCTGTTCACCAACCTGTCCCAGGACCACCTGGACTTCCACAAGGACTTCGACGACTACTTCGCGACCAAGGCCCGGCTGTTCACCCCCGAGATGAGCCGCGCGGGCGTCGTCAACATCGACGACGCCCGCGGGCGCGAGCTCCTCGGCCTGGCCAAGATCCCGATGACCACCTTCTCGGCGGAGGGCGCGCCCGAAGCCGACTGGCGGGCCGTGGACGTGCGTCTGGGAGCCGAGGGCAGCACCTTCCGCGTCGCCGGTCCCGGCGGCGTCGAGGAGGCCGTGACGATCTCGCTGCCGGGCCTGTTCAACGTCGCCAACTCCCTGGGCGCGGTCGTCGCCCTCGTGGAGGCCGGGGTGCCGCTGCGGACCGCGGTCGCCGGTGTCGGCACGCTGGCCGGAGTGCCCGGCCGGATGGAGCGGGTGCCCGGGGGAGAGGATTTCCAGGCCATCGTCGACTACTCGCACAAGCCGGGCGCCGTGGAGTCGGTCCTGCGCTCGCTCCGCGAGATCACGACGGGCGGGCTGACCGTGGTGCTCGGCTGCGGCGGTGACCGTGACCGGGGCAAACGCCCGATGATGGGGGAGGCCGCCGCACGGCTGGCGGATGTGGCTATTCTCACCAGCGACAATCCGCGCTCCGAGGATCCACTGCGGATTCTCGCGGAGATGATGGACGGAGTTCTCAGCGTGCCCCAGGAGGGGCGCGCACATGTGATCATTGAGCCGGACCGCGCCGCGGCCATCGACCTGGCGATCAGCAGGGCGGGTTTCGGTGACGTCGTCGTCGTGGCCGGGAAGGGTCACGAGCAGGGGCAGTACGTCGGTGACGAGGTGCTCCCGTTCGACGACAGACAAGTGGTGGCCGACGCGATCGTCAGGCGGCGGAACCGAACCGGGCGCCGAAGCACGTATGGAGAGTAG
- a CDS encoding peptidoglycan D,D-transpeptidase FtsI family protein, protein MLRLGNPGRRINISLIAMTFVLSIFAGRLIQLQGLDSKVYTAQAAKQRVQSEKLTARRGSITDVKGNELALTLEAREIFVDPSVVDPKKREQVATVLAKELNQSKEGIAAKLADTSSHYEQLAAAIDPPTAQRIMEHDFAGVGSKQRYRRDYPGGDLAGTLLGFVGDEGTGLTGLESTYDKLLAGRDGEQFIETGREGQHIPMTRSTLKAPVEGRDVRLTIDRDIQWAAQKAITDQVTATGARTGSAIVMDVQTGQVVAMANAPELDLKNWSKTPPKDWVNRAVADVFEPGSTNKVITAAAALESGAVRPDSLFRVPDQIRCADQILRDSHPHPVERLTFSGIVATSSNVGTILAAQKIGDQRLYEMLKRFGFGAKPGAGLLGEEAGLLPDWKTWSGSQRCTVSYGQGVSVTALQTASVYQTIANGGMRVAPQIVAGTTAENGAFVPSPPAKQTRVVGERTAKEISSMLEAAVSAEGTGNLASIDGYRVAGKTGTAMRYDAKCQGYCGYSATFVGFAPADKPRLVVLAVIQDPQKGHYGGEIAAPVFKQVMTFALKSKKIPPTGTQPSPVRIRAGE, encoded by the coding sequence GTGCTGCGCCTGGGAAACCCCGGCAGGCGCATCAACATCAGCCTGATCGCGATGACCTTCGTGCTGTCCATCTTCGCCGGACGGCTCATCCAGCTCCAGGGACTCGACTCGAAGGTCTATACGGCGCAGGCGGCCAAACAGCGGGTCCAGTCCGAGAAGCTGACCGCGCGGCGCGGTTCGATCACCGACGTCAAGGGGAACGAGCTCGCGCTGACCCTGGAGGCGCGCGAGATCTTCGTGGATCCCTCCGTGGTCGATCCCAAGAAGCGCGAACAGGTGGCCACGGTCCTGGCCAAGGAGCTCAACCAGTCGAAGGAGGGCATCGCCGCCAAGCTCGCCGACACCAGCAGCCACTACGAGCAGCTGGCCGCCGCGATCGACCCGCCCACCGCTCAGCGGATCATGGAACACGACTTCGCAGGTGTCGGCTCCAAGCAGCGCTACCGGCGCGACTATCCCGGTGGCGATCTGGCGGGCACCCTGCTGGGGTTCGTCGGGGACGAGGGCACGGGGCTGACCGGGCTGGAGAGCACCTACGACAAGCTGCTGGCGGGCCGTGACGGCGAGCAGTTCATCGAGACGGGCCGCGAGGGGCAGCACATCCCGATGACCCGCAGCACCCTGAAGGCGCCGGTGGAGGGCAGGGACGTACGGCTCACCATCGACAGGGACATCCAGTGGGCCGCGCAGAAGGCGATCACCGACCAGGTCACGGCCACCGGGGCCCGCACGGGCAGCGCCATCGTGATGGATGTGCAGACCGGCCAGGTGGTCGCCATGGCCAACGCGCCCGAGCTCGACCTGAAGAACTGGTCGAAGACCCCTCCCAAGGACTGGGTCAACCGGGCGGTGGCGGACGTGTTCGAACCGGGCAGCACCAACAAGGTCATCACCGCGGCGGCAGCCCTGGAGTCGGGGGCCGTACGGCCCGACTCCTTGTTCAGGGTCCCCGACCAGATCAGGTGCGCGGACCAGATCCTCAGAGACTCCCACCCGCACCCCGTCGAGCGGCTGACCTTCTCCGGCATCGTGGCGACCTCCAGCAACGTCGGCACGATCCTCGCCGCCCAGAAGATCGGAGACCAGAGGCTGTACGAGATGCTGAAGCGCTTCGGCTTCGGCGCCAAGCCCGGCGCCGGCCTCCTGGGCGAGGAGGCGGGGCTCCTGCCGGACTGGAAGACGTGGTCGGGCAGCCAGCGCTGCACGGTCTCCTACGGCCAGGGCGTCTCGGTGACCGCACTCCAGACGGCCAGCGTCTACCAGACCATCGCCAACGGCGGAATGCGCGTCGCCCCCCAGATCGTGGCCGGCACGACCGCCGAGAACGGCGCGTTCGTGCCGTCGCCGCCGGCCAAGCAGACCCGAGTGGTCGGCGAGCGCACGGCGAAGGAGATCTCCTCCATGCTGGAGGCCGCGGTGAGCGCGGAGGGCACGGGCAACCTCGCCTCCATCGACGGCTACCGCGTGGCCGGTAAGACGGGTACCGCGATGCGCTACGACGCTAAATGCCAGGGCTATTGCGGATATAGCGCGACGTTTGTCGGGTTTGCTCCCGCGGACAAGCCTCGTCTGGTGGTGCTGGCAGTGATCCAGGACCCCCAGAAGGGCCACTACGGCGGAGAGATCGCCGCCCCGGTTTTCAAGCAGGTGATGACGTTCGCCTTGAAGAGCAAGAAGATCCCGCCGACCGGAACCCAGCCCTCCCCGGTGCGGATACGCGCCGGGGAGTGA
- the rsmH gene encoding 16S rRNA (cytosine(1402)-N(4))-methyltransferase RsmH, with protein sequence MRAGNDNHDLQVPGGHVPVMLDRVLELLAPALARPAPVVVDANLGLGGHAEALLAAHPSLHLIGIDRDPVAIERSTVRLAPYADRITLVRAVSDELTEVLARAGRPRVDGALFDLGVSSPQLDEGERGFAYSYDAPLDMRMDRDEELTAEVVVNTYSAADLIKILRNYGEERFAPRVANLIIKERAREAITSTKRLAEIVRTAIPAATRRTGGNPAKRTFQALRIEVNAELTALERALPAALDALTLGGRVVVLAYHSLEDRLTKQVITARTRDTSPPGLPVPLPAHQPRFALLTKGAELPSEEEVTRNPRAASARCRAAERIREAVDEE encoded by the coding sequence ATGCGCGCGGGTAACGACAATCATGATCTTCAGGTGCCGGGCGGTCACGTGCCCGTGATGCTTGATCGCGTGCTGGAGCTGCTCGCTCCCGCGCTGGCCCGCCCCGCTCCCGTCGTGGTCGACGCCAACCTGGGGCTCGGCGGCCACGCGGAGGCACTGCTCGCCGCCCACCCCTCGCTGCATCTGATCGGGATCGACCGCGACCCCGTCGCGATAGAACGGTCCACGGTCCGGCTCGCGCCGTACGCCGACCGGATCACGCTGGTGCGCGCGGTCTCCGACGAACTCACCGAGGTGCTGGCGCGGGCCGGTCGTCCCCGTGTCGACGGCGCCCTCTTCGACCTGGGGGTCTCCTCGCCGCAGCTGGACGAGGGCGAGCGAGGTTTCGCCTACTCCTACGACGCCCCGCTGGACATGCGGATGGACCGGGACGAGGAGCTGACGGCCGAGGTCGTCGTCAACACCTACTCGGCCGCCGACCTGATCAAGATTCTCCGCAATTACGGCGAAGAGCGATTTGCTCCGCGTGTCGCGAACCTAATCATCAAGGAAAGGGCCAGGGAGGCCATAACGTCGACCAAGCGGCTTGCGGAGATCGTCCGTACGGCGATCCCCGCCGCGACCAGACGGACCGGGGGCAACCCCGCAAAAAGGACTTTTCAGGCGTTGCGGATCGAGGTGAACGCGGAGTTGACGGCGCTGGAACGCGCGCTCCCAGCCGCGCTCGACGCATTGACGCTGGGCGGGCGCGTGGTCGTGCTCGCGTATCACTCCCTTGAGGACCGGCTGACGAAGCAGGTCATCACGGCGCGAACCAGGGACACCAGCCCTCCGGGGCTGCCCGTCCCGTTGCCGGCGCATCAGCCGCGGTTCGCCCTTCTCACGAAGGGAGCCGAGCTTCCGAGCGAAGAGGAGGTCACCCGCAACCCGCGGGCGGCCTCTGCCCGGTGTCGGGCGGCAGAGAGGATCCGTGAGGCAGTTGACGAGGAGTGA
- the mraZ gene encoding division/cell wall cluster transcriptional repressor MraZ: MFLGTHHPRLDDKGRLFLPAKYREELAEGLVITKGQERCLYVFPVEEFQRITQALRTAPVTAKAVRDYSRVFFASASDEVADKQGRITVPQALREYASLCRDCVVIGANTRLEIWDAHAWSTYLADQEQAFADLSEEVLPGIL, encoded by the coding sequence GTGTTCCTCGGCACTCATCACCCGCGTCTTGATGACAAGGGACGGCTGTTCCTGCCGGCGAAGTACCGTGAGGAGCTGGCGGAGGGTCTGGTGATCACCAAAGGCCAGGAGCGCTGCCTCTACGTTTTCCCCGTAGAGGAGTTCCAGCGCATTACCCAGGCTCTGCGCACCGCGCCGGTGACCGCCAAGGCGGTCCGCGACTACAGCCGTGTCTTCTTCGCCAGCGCGTCTGACGAAGTCGCCGACAAGCAAGGCCGGATCACCGTCCCGCAGGCTTTGCGCGAATACGCCAGCCTGTGCCGCGACTGCGTGGTCATCGGAGCCAACACCCGGCTGGAAATCTGGGACGCACACGCCTGGAGCACTTATCTGGCCGATCAAGAGCAGGCTTTTGCCGATCTCTCGGAGGAGGTGCTGCCAGGGATTCTGTGA
- a CDS encoding AAA family ATPase, with protein sequence MSYGPAKVRNTNPRRVTPHLHGGLVAVTHDVSPQLDDLTVTAHRIRQSIESVIEGKSDVVRLTLTVLLAEGHLLIEDVPGVGKTMLAKALARSIDCPVRRVQFTPDLLPSDITGVSAYNQQTREFEFKPGPIFANIVVGDEINRASPKTQSALLECMEEHQVTVDGTTYALDTPFMVIATQNPIEMEGTYPLPEAQRDRFTARIAMGYPAPTAELEMLDVHGGASPLDKLEPVATTAEIQALITAVRGIYVSQGIKKYAIDLVTATRNSPDLRLGASPRSTLQLVRAARAHAALAGRDYVIPDDLQELCIPVLAHRLLPSVEAQGQRRMPEQIMADLISRVPVPEAQAK encoded by the coding sequence ATGAGCTATGGGCCTGCAAAGGTCCGCAATACGAACCCCCGGCGCGTAACGCCGCACCTTCATGGAGGCCTGGTGGCAGTAACCCATGACGTCTCACCGCAGCTCGATGATCTCACCGTCACCGCGCACCGGATCCGCCAGTCGATCGAATCAGTGATCGAGGGCAAGAGTGACGTCGTCCGCCTGACCTTGACCGTCCTCCTCGCCGAGGGCCATCTTCTCATCGAGGACGTGCCCGGCGTCGGCAAGACCATGCTCGCCAAGGCGCTCGCACGGTCCATCGACTGCCCGGTACGCCGCGTACAGTTCACCCCCGACCTGTTGCCCAGTGACATCACAGGGGTGAGCGCCTACAACCAGCAGACCCGGGAGTTCGAGTTCAAGCCGGGGCCGATCTTCGCCAACATCGTGGTGGGCGACGAGATCAACCGCGCCTCGCCGAAGACACAGTCGGCCCTCCTGGAGTGCATGGAGGAGCACCAGGTCACGGTCGACGGCACCACCTACGCGCTGGACACCCCCTTCATGGTGATCGCCACCCAGAACCCGATCGAGATGGAGGGCACCTATCCCCTCCCGGAGGCGCAGCGCGACCGCTTCACCGCCCGGATCGCGATGGGCTACCCCGCGCCCACGGCCGAGCTGGAGATGCTCGACGTGCACGGCGGCGCCTCACCGCTCGACAAGCTGGAGCCGGTGGCCACCACCGCCGAGATCCAGGCCCTGATCACGGCGGTGCGCGGGATCTACGTCTCGCAGGGGATCAAGAAATACGCGATCGACCTGGTGACCGCCACCAGGAACTCCCCCGACCTCCGGCTCGGCGCCTCACCGCGCTCGACCCTGCAGCTGGTCAGGGCCGCCCGTGCGCACGCCGCGCTCGCCGGCCGCGACTACGTCATCCCCGACGATCTGCAGGAGCTGTGCATCCCCGTCCTCGCCCACCGGCTGCTGCCCAGCGTCGAGGCCCAGGGACAACGCCGCATGCCCGAACAGATCATGGCCGACCTGATCAGCAGGGTGCCCGTGCCCGAGGCCCAAGCGAAGTGA